A single Pseudomonas sp. HN11 DNA region contains:
- a CDS encoding carbon-nitrogen hydrolase family protein has product MTALTLAAAQTLSIAGDVPANIERHLAFMCAAAGRGVQLMVFPELSLTGYEPSLAAGLAIAPGDAILAPLREMARELRLTAVVGMPIRMTPEGGVLIGALVFGADGSLAVYTKQHLHPGEEVVFVPGQGGAALELGNDRIALAVCADFSHASHPREAAEAGATVYAASVLISEGGYAKDSALLQGYAAELGLLVLMANHGGPSGGYICAGRSAIWADNGDLLAAAPGVGDALVIARRDDGRWVGEVVVV; this is encoded by the coding sequence ATGACTGCCCTGACCCTTGCTGCTGCTCAAACCCTATCCATCGCGGGCGATGTGCCTGCCAACATCGAACGGCACCTGGCGTTTATGTGTGCTGCAGCCGGGCGAGGTGTGCAGTTAATGGTGTTTCCGGAGCTGTCATTGACCGGGTATGAGCCGTCATTAGCGGCTGGTCTGGCGATTGCGCCAGGGGACGCGATCCTGGCGCCGCTGCGTGAGATGGCCCGTGAGTTGAGGTTGACGGCGGTAGTCGGTATGCCTATTCGCATGACACCTGAAGGCGGTGTGTTGATCGGCGCGTTGGTGTTCGGGGCTGACGGCTCCCTGGCGGTGTACACCAAACAGCACCTGCACCCTGGCGAAGAGGTGGTGTTTGTCCCAGGGCAGGGCGGTGCGGCGCTTGAGCTCGGGAATGACCGGATTGCGCTGGCGGTGTGCGCGGACTTCTCCCACGCCAGCCACCCGCGTGAGGCCGCTGAGGCGGGCGCGACTGTGTATGCCGCCAGTGTTTTGATCAGCGAAGGCGGCTATGCCAAGGACAGCGCTTTGCTTCAAGGCTACGCCGCCGAGCTGGGTCTGCTGGTGCTGATGGCCAATCATGGTGGCCCATCCGGTGGCTATATTTGCGCTGGTCGAAGCGCCATCTGGGCAGATAACGGCGATTTACTGGCCGCCGCTCCCGGTGTCGGCGATGCCCTGGTGATTGCCCGTCGCGATGATGGGCGTTGGGTTGGCGAAGTGGTGGTTGTCTAA
- a CDS encoding GNAT family N-acetyltransferase → MAFHLRGATDQDLSFARSLTFEAMSRYYLQYGLLWSNEGFDVAWAGRENWLICSDDAVMGFVSLSRDSRALYIRELHMLQTCRGLGAGSWVLEQMALKAQALGLLRLTVFKTNPARRLYQRCGLIIVGEEDCFWRMERVCQSS, encoded by the coding sequence ATGGCGTTCCACCTGCGCGGCGCAACGGACCAGGACCTGTCATTCGCCCGAAGCCTGACCTTCGAGGCCATGAGCCGCTACTACCTGCAATACGGCCTGCTATGGTCCAACGAGGGCTTCGATGTTGCCTGGGCGGGCCGCGAAAACTGGCTGATCTGCAGCGATGACGCGGTGATGGGGTTTGTCAGCCTTAGTCGCGACAGTCGTGCACTCTATATTCGCGAGTTGCATATGCTCCAGACGTGTCGCGGCCTGGGTGCGGGCAGTTGGGTATTGGAGCAGATGGCGCTCAAGGCGCAGGCGTTGGGGCTATTGCGTTTGACCGTGTTCAAGACCAACCCTGCCAGGAGGCTCTATCAACGGTGCGGCTTGATCATCGTTGGTGAAGAAGACTGCTTCTGGCGCATGGAGCGTGTCTGCCAATCAAGCTAA
- a CDS encoding DNA-binding protein — protein sequence MPGIRTAAQAKAWLEHQGKSVQAFAREHGVDPATTYQVLAGRKKGRRGEAHKVAVLLGMKEGIILAEADSQHPLR from the coding sequence ATGCCCGGAATCCGTACCGCTGCACAAGCCAAGGCCTGGCTGGAACATCAAGGAAAGTCAGTCCAAGCGTTCGCCCGTGAACATGGCGTTGACCCGGCAACCACCTATCAAGTGCTCGCTGGGCGCAAAAAGGGACGGCGTGGCGAAGCCCACAAGGTCGCGGTCCTCTTGGGCATGAAAGAAGGGATCATCCTTGCTGAGGCTGATAGCCAGCACCCGCTTCGGTAA
- a CDS encoding helix-turn-helix domain-containing protein has translation MSGIGSRLRQERERLGLSQKVFGEIGGVEANAQGKYESGGRAPKADYLSRVAEKGVDVLYVLTGTATPIQLENLSQIEEKVLGDYRSMFKEDQDAIRRLTSTLAEHSVSLNGKIKPQPQDS, from the coding sequence ATGAGTGGAATCGGTTCGCGCTTGAGGCAAGAAAGAGAGCGGCTAGGTCTGTCGCAAAAAGTCTTTGGTGAAATAGGAGGCGTTGAAGCCAATGCACAAGGTAAATACGAAAGCGGAGGGCGAGCGCCTAAAGCGGACTATTTGTCGCGTGTCGCTGAAAAGGGTGTGGATGTGTTGTACGTGCTGACTGGTACGGCAACACCGATCCAATTGGAGAACCTGAGCCAGATCGAAGAGAAAGTGTTGGGTGATTACCGCTCCATGTTCAAGGAGGACCAGGACGCGATCCGCCGCCTGACGTCGACCTTGGCCGAGCATTCCGTTTCGCTGAATGGAAAAATCAAGCCGCAGCCCCAGGATTCCTGA
- the gacA gene encoding response regulator transcription factor GacA has translation MIRVLVVDDHDLVRTGITRMLADIDGLQVVGQAESGEESLIKARELKPDVVLMDVKMPGIGGLGATTKLLRSHPDIKVVVVTVCEEDPFPTRLLQAGAAGYLTKGAGLAEMVQAIRLVFAGQRYISPQIAQQLAIKSFQPVSDSPFDALSEREIQIALMIVGCQKVQTISDKLCLSPKTVNTYRYRIFEKLAISSDVELTLLAVRHGMVDASA, from the coding sequence TTGATTAGGGTGCTAGTAGTCGATGATCATGATCTCGTTCGTACAGGCATTACACGAATGCTGGCTGACATCGACGGCCTGCAAGTAGTCGGCCAGGCCGAGTCCGGGGAAGAATCCCTGATCAAGGCCCGAGAGTTGAAACCCGATGTGGTGCTGATGGACGTCAAGATGCCCGGTATCGGCGGGCTTGGCGCCACGACCAAATTGTTGCGCAGCCATCCGGACATCAAAGTCGTGGTGGTTACTGTGTGTGAAGAAGACCCGTTCCCGACGCGCCTGTTGCAGGCGGGGGCAGCCGGCTACCTGACCAAGGGCGCAGGCCTGGCGGAGATGGTGCAAGCCATTCGCCTGGTATTTGCCGGCCAGCGCTACATCAGCCCACAGATTGCCCAGCAATTGGCGATCAAATCCTTCCAGCCCGTCAGCGACTCACCGTTCGATGCGCTGTCGGAGCGGGAAATCCAGATCGCCTTGATGATCGTCGGTTGCCAGAAGGTGCAGACGATCTCCGACAAGCTGTGCCTGTCGCCCAAGACCGTCAACACCTACCGCTATCGCATTTTCGAGAAGCTCGCCATCAGCAGTGATGTTGAATTGACCCTGCTCGCGGTGCGCCACGGCATGGTGGACGCCAGCGCCTGA
- the uvrC gene encoding excinuclease ABC subunit UvrC, with the protein MTTSFDPSAFLSTCSGRPGVYRMFDSEARLLYVGKAKNLKNRLASYFRKTGLAPKTAALVARIAQVETTITANETEALLLEQTLIKEWRPPYNILLRDDKSYPYVFLSDGNFPRLSIHRGAKKQKGKYFGPYPSAGAIRESLSLLQKTFFVRQCEDSFYKNRTRPCLQYQIKRCKAPCVGLVEPAEYAEDVRHSVMFLEGRSNALTDELSGAMEQAASTLDFEKAAELRDQISLLRRVQDQQSMEGGTGDVDVIAAFVNPGGACVHLISVRGGRVLGSKNFFPQTGIDEDVAEVMAAFLGQYYVSSPERDLPSELIVNVVHEDFPTLIEAIHELRGRELDISHRVRGTRARWQQLAVTNAEQALSARLANRQHVAARFDALAEVLNLDEPPQRLECYDISHSSGEATVASCVVFGPEGPIKSDYRRYNIEGVTAGDDYAAMHQALTRRFSKLKDGEGKLPDILLVDGGKGQLSMARDVLNELAVPDLILLGVAKGATRKAGFETLYLNDAAHEFTLKGDSPALHLIQQIRDEAHRFAITGHRARRGKTRRTSTLEGVAGVGPTRRRDLLKHFGGLQELSRASIDEIAKAPGISKKLAELIYANLHSE; encoded by the coding sequence ATGACCACATCGTTTGATCCAAGTGCCTTCCTCTCGACCTGCAGCGGCCGCCCCGGCGTGTACCGCATGTTCGACAGTGAGGCGCGCCTGCTGTATGTCGGCAAAGCCAAAAACCTGAAAAACCGCCTGGCGAGCTACTTTCGCAAGACCGGTCTCGCGCCGAAAACCGCTGCCCTGGTGGCGCGTATCGCCCAGGTCGAAACCACCATCACCGCCAATGAAACCGAAGCGCTGCTGCTTGAGCAGACGCTGATCAAGGAGTGGCGACCGCCCTATAACATTCTGCTGCGTGACGATAAGTCCTACCCCTACGTGTTTTTATCCGACGGCAACTTCCCACGCCTGAGCATTCACCGGGGCGCGAAGAAGCAGAAGGGCAAGTATTTCGGTCCTTATCCCAGCGCCGGTGCGATTCGTGAAAGCCTGAGCCTGCTGCAAAAGACTTTTTTTGTGCGCCAGTGCGAAGACAGCTTCTACAAGAACCGCACTCGGCCGTGCCTGCAATACCAGATCAAGCGTTGCAAGGCGCCTTGTGTCGGCCTTGTTGAGCCGGCGGAATACGCCGAGGACGTGCGCCACTCGGTGATGTTCCTCGAAGGGCGCAGCAATGCACTCACCGACGAACTCTCCGGCGCCATGGAGCAGGCCGCCAGCACCCTGGATTTCGAGAAGGCCGCCGAATTGCGCGACCAGATATCCTTGCTGCGCCGAGTCCAGGATCAGCAGAGTATGGAAGGCGGCACCGGCGACGTAGACGTGATTGCAGCCTTTGTTAACCCTGGCGGCGCCTGTGTGCACCTGATCAGCGTGCGTGGTGGCCGTGTGCTGGGCAGCAAGAACTTCTTCCCGCAGACCGGTATCGACGAGGACGTGGCGGAAGTCATGGCGGCCTTCTTGGGCCAGTATTACGTCAGCAGCCCAGAGCGCGACCTGCCGTCGGAACTGATCGTCAACGTGGTGCACGAAGACTTCCCCACGCTGATCGAGGCGATCCACGAGCTGCGCGGCCGCGAGCTGGACATCAGCCATCGCGTGCGGGGCACTCGCGCTCGCTGGCAGCAACTGGCCGTGACCAATGCCGAACAGGCCCTGAGCGCACGCCTGGCCAATCGACAGCACGTCGCCGCTCGCTTCGACGCCCTGGCCGAAGTCCTCAACCTGGACGAGCCGCCGCAGCGCCTGGAGTGCTATGACATCAGCCACTCCAGCGGCGAAGCCACCGTGGCGTCTTGTGTGGTGTTCGGGCCGGAAGGGCCGATCAAGTCCGATTACCGGCGCTATAACATCGAAGGCGTCACTGCCGGCGATGACTATGCCGCTATGCACCAGGCCCTGACGCGACGCTTCAGCAAGCTGAAGGACGGCGAGGGCAAACTGCCGGACATCCTGCTGGTGGACGGCGGCAAAGGCCAGCTGTCCATGGCCCGCGACGTGCTCAACGAACTGGCGGTGCCCGATCTGATCCTGCTCGGCGTGGCCAAGGGCGCTACGCGCAAGGCCGGTTTCGAGACGTTGTACTTGAATGATGCCGCCCATGAGTTCACTTTGAAGGGCGACTCACCTGCGCTGCACCTGATCCAACAGATCCGTGACGAGGCCCACCGATTCGCCATTACCGGTCACCGCGCCCGGCGTGGCAAAACCCGGCGAACCTCCACCTTGGAAGGGGTGGCGGGGGTCGGGCCGACGCGGCGACGCGACTTGCTTAAACATTTTGGTGGCTTGCAAGAGCTATCCCGTGCCAGCATTGACGAAATAGCCAAAGCACCCGGTATCAGTAAAAAGCTCGCTGAGTTGATTTATGCGAATCTGCATAGCGAATAG
- the pgsA gene encoding CDP-diacylglycerol--glycerol-3-phosphate 3-phosphatidyltransferase, which produces MNIPNLITVLRVLLIPIFILLFYLPYEWSYMASSSVFAFAAATDWLDGYLARRLEQSTPFGAFLDPVADKLMVAVALVLLVQEHGNLWLTLPAAVIIGREIVVSALREWMAEIGARAHVAVSNMGKWKTAAQMLALVILLANPSDFTFWVLLGYALLLIAAGLTLWSMLQYLRAAWPHLRTTVEKK; this is translated from the coding sequence ATGAATATCCCTAATCTGATCACCGTTCTACGCGTCCTGCTTATCCCGATTTTCATCCTGTTGTTCTATTTGCCGTATGAATGGAGCTATATGGCCTCCAGCTCGGTGTTTGCCTTTGCCGCCGCCACCGACTGGCTCGACGGCTACCTGGCTCGCCGCCTGGAACAGAGCACGCCGTTCGGTGCGTTCCTGGACCCCGTGGCCGATAAACTCATGGTGGCCGTCGCCCTGGTCCTGCTGGTGCAGGAGCACGGCAACCTGTGGCTGACCCTACCGGCCGCCGTGATCATCGGCCGCGAGATCGTCGTCTCGGCCCTGCGCGAATGGATGGCCGAAATCGGCGCACGTGCTCATGTTGCCGTCTCGAACATGGGCAAATGGAAAACCGCCGCGCAAATGCTTGCGCTGGTCATCCTGCTGGCCAATCCTTCGGACTTCACCTTCTGGGTCCTGCTGGGCTACGCCTTGCTGCTGATCGCCGCCGGCCTGACCTTGTGGTCCATGCTCCAGTACCTACGCGCCGCCTGGCCGCATCTGCGCACCACGGTTGAAAAGAAATAA
- a CDS encoding DUF2165 family protein, with amino-acid sequence MVTRYAKIVLVGMLAAFAALAAFNNLTDYNSNFFFVQHVLSMDTTFPGNAAMNRAINAPWLWHGAYWLIIAGEALTAMLLVSGAMMLWRARRGSAQQFNRAKACAVAGLTMGLLVWFFGFMVIGGEWFLMWQSQEWNGQNAAFKFYAAMLGVLVFLNQPDADCD; translated from the coding sequence ATGGTCACTCGTTACGCAAAAATCGTCTTGGTCGGGATGCTGGCGGCCTTCGCGGCGCTGGCGGCGTTCAACAACCTCACCGACTACAACTCCAATTTCTTCTTCGTCCAACATGTGTTGAGCATGGACACCACCTTTCCCGGCAATGCGGCCATGAATCGTGCGATCAATGCACCGTGGCTATGGCATGGCGCCTACTGGCTGATCATTGCGGGTGAGGCGTTGACTGCCATGTTGCTGGTCAGTGGCGCGATGATGCTATGGCGCGCTCGGCGGGGCAGTGCACAGCAGTTTAATCGTGCCAAGGCCTGCGCGGTCGCGGGCCTCACCATGGGCCTGTTGGTGTGGTTCTTTGGCTTCATGGTGATCGGTGGCGAGTGGTTTTTGATGTGGCAATCTCAGGAATGGAACGGCCAGAACGCGGCATTCAAATTTTATGCGGCGATGCTTGGAGTGCTGGTATTTCTCAATCAGCCAGATGCGGATTGCGACTGA